From the genome of Tachysurus vachellii isolate PV-2020 chromosome 2, HZAU_Pvac_v1, whole genome shotgun sequence, one region includes:
- the si:ch211-63p21.8 gene encoding kelch-like protein 33 isoform X2, with protein MEFTRGYLPMEWEERWRREKERRKKVMEEGGEEFDRESKKLTWIKAYNDRRMGMKEKEDVKNERIIRDTIKEWDDEQEPEKCTRETYSSEVFQAMEELRCCSVLTDLIVNVKHGHTIHAHSLVLAAVSSLILEMLQKRNEQNEREICLCVGPEVSDLGLNAVLEFAYTGAISDLNRRSLAQIQAAALYLGVPRVLELCKEEEERKRRKYAEKNQRKNVGEKHRKVTLQSIRQLREDKVGCDVELEAEGRTFHAHRVILSASSDYFHAMFCSGMKETHQTSVSLLLIGAPELEALLHCCYSGHLFLDWGCVFELTSTALQFQFQPALSLCLNYLEQQMDVNSCLDVAAFAEAYMLSDLLETAEDFILMHFQEVTATPKFLELPTEKLLDLLRRDALCVQSELAVFRAVVAWIEAEPTQRLCQAQEVMTGVRFPLMTFREFREVRAVNLQMECSGGDDVYLYHTALKEFGFGDSSSVVQHRIRYPKDVLLVVGGDQLNQDEGQRLPSKQMWFANSLRSGTGLVKDMEWKILGEMPEQARFRHGISVLHKKLYVAGGCYYYSKADTMKSAYRYDPLNNSWDRLSDMQEHRSNFSMVVREGSLYAIGGDRDIRTNLDSVEKYSVETDTWRLSTGTMDDEGQRIHLADDCLSLGHSAATLLKPTDTLQAAPSHWLKEAFAGRIIQRSGHFSGFS; from the exons ATGGAGTTCACAAGAGGCTACCTACCTATGGAATGGGAAGAGCGgtggagaagagagaaagagcgaagGAAAAAAGTAATGGAGGAAGGAGGGGAAGAGTTTGATAGAGAGAGCAAGAAGTTAACTTGGATAAAAGCTTACAATGACCGAAGAATGGGGATGAAGGAAAAGGAGGACGTAAAGAATGAGAGGATTATTCGGGACACAATAAAGGAGTGGGATGATGAACAAGAACCAGAGAAGTGCACAAGAGAGACTTACTCATCTGAGGTCTTCCAAGCGATGGAGGAGCTGAGGTGTTGTTCTGTCCTTACTGACCTGATTGTAAATGTTAAGCATGGACATACTATCCATGCTCACTCTTTAGTCCTGGCTGCTGTAAGTTCCCTCATCTTAGAGATGCTCCAGAAGAGGAATGAGCAGAACGAGAGAGAAATATGTTTATGTGTTGGCCCAGAGGTATCTGATTTGGGCCTTAATGCAGTGCTGGAGTTTGCCTACACTGGAGCCAtctctgatttgaacagaagaTCTTTAGCTCAGATTCAAGCTGCTGCTCTGTATCTGGGAGTTCCCAGGGTTTTGGAGCTCTgcaaagaagaagaggaaagaaagagaaggaaatatGCAGAGAAGAATCAGAGGAAAAATGTTGGTGAAAAGCACAGAAAGGTCACTCTTCAGAGCATCAGGCAGCTGAGGGAAGATAAAGTGGGCTGTGATGTGGAGCTGGAGGCTGAAGGAAGAACATTTCATG CACACAGGGTCATTCTGAGTGCCAGCAGCGACTACTTCCATGCCATGTTCTGCAGCGGTATGAAGGAGACTCACCAGACCTCAGTGTCCCTGCTACTGATAGGGGCACCTGAACTAGAAGCCCTTCTTCACTGCTGCTACAGCGGACATCTGTTTCTTGATTGGGGCTGTGTTTTTGAGCTCACCTCCACTGCTCTTCAGTTCCAGTTCCAACCCGCTCTGTCGCTCTGTCTCAACTATTTGGAACAGCAAATGGATGTCAACAGCTGTCTGGATGTGGCTGCCTTTGCTGAGGCGTATATGCTTAGTGACTTGCTTGAAACAGCTGAAGACTTTATTCTCATGCATTTCCAGGAAGTTACGGCAACTCCAAAGTTCCTGGAGCTGCCGACTGAGAAGCTATTAGACCTTCTGAGACGTGATGCCTTATGCGTTCAGTCTGAACTGGCAGTCTTCAGGGCAGTGGTGGCATGGATCGAGGCTGAACCAACCCAAAGGCTATGTCAAGCCCAGGAAGTAATGACAGGTGTGCGCTTTCCACTCATGACTTTCCGTGAGTTTCGTGAGGTCCGAGCTGTTAACCTGCAGATGGAGTgtagtggtggtgatgatgtaTATCTGTACCACACAGCACTAAAAGAATTTGGATTCGGAGACTCCAGTTCTGTAGTTCAGCACCGCATACGTTACCCCAAAGATGTTCTTCTTGTTGTTGGAGGCGATCAATTAAATCAAGATGAAGGCCAAAGGCTTCCAAGCAAGCAGATGTGGTTTGCTAACTCCCTGCGTAGCGGTACAGGGTTGGTTAAGGATATGGAGTGGAAGATTCTGGGTGAGATGCCAGAGCAAGCCAGGTTTAGGCATGGAATCAGTGTACTCCACAAAAAGCTCTACGTGGCAGGAGGCTGCTATTATTATTCTAAGGCAGACACAATGAAATCTGCATACAG GTATGACCCTTTAAACAACTCATGGGACAGACTGTCAGATATGCAGGAGCACAGGAGTAACTTTAGCATGGTGGTGAGGGAGGGCAGTCTGTATGCTATTGGAGGAGACAGGGATATCAGAACTAATTTGGACAGTGTGGAAAAATACTCAGTTGAAACGGACACCTGGAG